A single genomic interval of Danio aesculapii chromosome 5, fDanAes4.1, whole genome shotgun sequence harbors:
- the prrc2b gene encoding LOW QUALITY PROTEIN: protein PRRC2B (The sequence of the model RefSeq protein was modified relative to this genomic sequence to represent the inferred CDS: inserted 1 base in 1 codon) codes for MSDRLGQITKSKDGKSKYSSLSLFDKYKGKSIETQKTTVVARHGLQSLGKVAAARRMPPPAHLPSLKSESKGNDPNVIIVPKDGTGWANKQDQPDPKSSVASSAQLPEPQPPLALQKSVSNLQKPMPITSPESTSTGGPKQWAQLNGKAVDQDGLKVSSRLQPFSHEDFPTLKAAGEQDKVGKERSVFDPSYGPGPSLRPQNVSSWREGGGRNLQPPSLSSAPPGDTDTKSSGSAEAPLPPPPSTSISTSSSASPATSSSSTAIAAAPSSEVKEPSLRPAPPLTRRTAPPALQYQHHTTTTYHDMLPAFMCPKETREAPGSSEGPAAVVAPVRFDSRPIFRPPFPAPEPVNGDVRREPRFPRAPPRPSSRPIRRPGDRAPRPAIINPEDLKDLDELDNDCEDGWAGLHEEVDYSEKLKFSDDEDDHAPREKSKIWDDWDHHHHHHHHQGQHSSQSSGDGTFPPEPEDEPYLRQQEPPACRKTSTRFPSTEPQQKASVNSESAEEQDEPQRSAPPRGKFVSADVSAVERARRRREEEERRAREERLAACAEKLKKLDEKFGKTEKPARSGEADGKELTQSPARRSTKPQQDGWQYSSKEVLDTPAESASSQDYKDEGCNFHNNDDEDDEGVSTSPVPEYSRHQKPVPPRFQKQHQQQEQVYKLASWQQSAHPAQPSSAHPQRGFYPPHVLGFDPRWMMMPPYMDPRLAQGCSPVDYYPPGVHSSGLVKPVIQPDHLNSPGSTSDEGCHPSMHQERRAPSTEPYQVWNQDSYSSVRSFTPPYQRTHENGERAPADDRSDRSTSRHDSYEEHRHERTDSPAEETPHQGFRQGRLSDGPQREPMMLSRTHDDPQHQKEEPYEGKEKSYESDFWRRDIRKESSGQTQWSDHGSSSSSSISQPSETSGRTLRRTGPIKKPVLKPLKVEDKENEKPKAEPEEKPVPYRLEKEVITNVYDLKKDAPHVSNRHSSSAEDKQAEALKMEKTSALSEELHKESCWEKSQSDCSDSRDPTAPRRNNWIFIDEEQAFAGARGRGRGRGFREFNSRGGARGGRSDTNRGAYNNNNNNTGAQRLTRGRGNREFRGEDLQRGKPRRRNVSETHSETSEYEEQPKRPRQKVSENGGEAPEVKKADRESWRSNKVYTDDQSEKPKSRMFGRSFPPRLNAAYNRGFTGTRDISTWRGRGTQFGSSSSQENGYNFVADSYSKRTEPLKYPAKFTGTFAENGVEDRDGGYYVDNDNPDNRPMRRRRPPRQDKPPRFRRLRQERDGAGAWSNDDYVNGEFPNQWPSRAKGAEEHWQNHYSGGRSQSQEMTAQSQGEDWETGSENSDFSDWREKRGPHGDPLTDAALGDPGSEKRELSKRSFSSQRPLDRQNRKSDVSVMENPKMSRSADAGSRNDSWQNGVASSSKRSPEETVSGLSSASVYGVEQNDDSSTPEPTGKSMEKELKPRNMKADMTEPLSQYDLNTYSIESDSGASVPSPEVFQDSLSKKQRRPQEDERRRKDQGPPSSVKNRAIASKMPPRFAKKQGSMSMEQPEETLTANNLGTEIWETNSTALTVQSSGGDSWTKQVSYTGSEPNSEDSDAGPEQSKEHKPGPIGNERSLKNRKGSEGLERLEGSITPVNGVDIHVESVIPVPPIEFGVSAKDSDFSLPAGSAAVPVSNPVSKLQDALTGNAGLTQAIPMLRRDHLQPAITLNPISFPSADLTLKMESARKAWENSQAVPEQGSPGSGSSAQPVCSVGSSSVSYSSFSMPPMPVASVAPSVSMQGSHIPPLYLDGHVFPSQPRLVPPLTQQPSYQQATPQQIPISLHTSLQAQAQLGLRGALPVSQSQEIFSSIPPFRSQVYMHPNLSQASPMVLSGGAALKGPYSAFPGLQPSDLVKQQSGSHYQPINGSTPLVYDQPTGMSTSQLMDSQLIQVTMPMPGSQLRYGSAQQHLILPQSIQLQQNQNLSVGAPRRMMPRGXQPVLSGSREVSQMDMKGFQFSDKPSHSPGIPSGSYRPGSASPSGKASGAPAVASLAGHYTQQVSGPQGSMVMHMRPPSSGPFPSPIQRPIMQVNKPVIIRSPPYPGPNSGPAHTHVHTHNPEGPGKGLEDGLKECVASAAPVKAPASRSGAIKPQPLKLEEGKA; via the exons ATGTCCGATCGTTTGGGGCAAATTACCAAGTCCAAGGATGGGAAAAGCAAGTATTCATCACTCAGCCTATTTGACAAGTACAAGGGGAAGTCAATAGAAACTCAGAAAACCACAG TTGTTGCACGTCATGGCTTACAGAGTCTTGGTAAAGTGGCCGCAGCCCGGCGAATGCCTCCTCCCGCTCACCTGCCGAGTCTGAAGTCTGAGAGTAAAGGAAACGATCCCAACGTGATTATCGTGCCCAAAGACGGTACAGGATGGGCAAACAAGCAGGATCAACCCGATCCAAAGAG TTCCGTTGCATCATCAGCACAGCTGCCGGAGCCGCAGCCGCCGCTGGCTTTACAGAAATCTGTGTCCAATCTTCAGAAGCCCATGCCAATAACCAGCCCGGAg AGCACAAGTACAGGTGGACCAAAGCAATGGGCACAGCTCAATGGAAAGGCAGTCGATCAAGATG GTTTAAAGGTCTCAAGCCGACTGCAGCCCTTCTCTCACGAGGATTTTCCGACGCTGAAGGCAGCAGGAGAACAGGACAAAGTTGGCAAGGAAAGAAGCGTCTTCGATCCGTCGTATGGGCCAGGACCAAGCCTCCGCCCACAGA acgtGTCGAGCTGGAGGGAGGGTGGAGGGAGGAATCTGCAGCCTCCATCTCTGTCCTCTGCTCCTCCGGGCGACACCGACACCAAGAGCAGCGGCTCAGCGGAGGCTCCACTTCCTCCTCCGCCCTCCACTTCCATCTCCACTTCCTCCTCCGCTTCCCCCGCCACTTCCTCTTCCTCCACTGCCATCGCCGCCGCTCCGTCCTCTGAAGTGAAGGAGCCATCGCTGCGTCCCGCTCCACCCCTGACCCGCCGGACCGCTCCACCCGCCCTGCAGTACCAGcaccacaccaccaccacctACCACGACATGCTGCCCGCCTTT ATGTGCCCTAAAGAGACGCGTGAGGCCCCAGGCTCCTCTGAGGGCCCGGCCGCTGTAGTGGCTCCTGTACGCTTCGACTCCAGACCGATCTTCAGACCGCCGTTTCCTGCGCCGGAGCCCGTCAA cggTGATGTACGAAGAGAGCCCCGTTTCCCCAGAGCCCCCCCGCGGCCCTCCTCTCGCCCCATCCGTCGGCCGGGGGACAGAGCGCCGCGTCCTGCCATCATCAACCCGGAGGACCTGAAGGACCTGGATGAGCTGGACAATGACTGCGAGGACGGCTGGGCAG gtctCCATGAGGAAGTGGATTACAGTGAGAAACTGAAGTTCAGTGATGATGAGGACGATCACGCTCCGCGGGAGAAGAGCAAGATCTG ggacGACTgggatcatcatcatcatcatcatcatcatcagggccAGCATTCATCTCAGAGTTCAGGAGACGGAACGTTCCCACCAGAGCCCGAAGACGAGCCCTATTTACGCCAGCAGGAGCCACCGGCCTGCAGGAAGACCAGCACACGCTTCCCATCCACAGAACCACAG cagaAGGCCAGTGTGAACAGTGAGTCTGCAGAGGAGCAGGACGAGCCCCAGCGGTCGGCTCCTCCTCGAGGGAAGTTTGTCTCAGCTGACGTCTCGGCGGTAGAGCGAGCCCGCCGGCGTCGCGAGGAGGAGGAGCGCAGGGCCCGAGAGGAGAGACTGGCGGCCTGCGCTGAGAAACTCAAGAAGCTGGATGAAAAGTTTGGCAAAACGGAGAAACCTGCGCGCTCTGGAGAAGCAGACGGGAAGGAGCTGACGCAGTCTCCCGCTCGCAGATCCACAAAACCCCAGCAGGACGGCTGGCAGTACAGCTCCAAAG AAGTGTTGGACACCCCCGCGGAGTCAGCGTCCAGTCAGGATTATAAAGACGAAGGCTGTAATTTCCACAATAacgatgatgaggatgatgagggCGTGTCCACGTCTCCTGTGCCGGAGTACAGCCGACATCAGAAGCCTGTGCCGCCGCGCTTCCAGAAGCAGCACCAGCAGCAG GAGCAGGTGTATAAGCTGGCGTCGTGGCAGCAGTCGGCTCACCCAGCTCAGCCCAGCTCTGCTCACCCGCAGCGGGGCTTCTACCCTCCGCATGTGCTGGGCTTCGATCCGCGCTGGATGATGATGCCACCATACATGGACCCCCGGCTGGCACAGGGCTGCTCTCCTGTGGACTACTACCCTCCTGGAGTCCACTCATCAG GTCTGGTGAAGCCTGTAATTCAGCCGGATCACCTGAACAGTCCTGGCTCCACCTCGGATGAAGGCTGCCATCCCAGCATGCATCAGGAGAGGAGAGCTCCGTCCACTGAGCCCTACCAAGTGTGGAACCAGGACAGCTACTCCTCAGTGCGCAGTTTCACCCCGCCGTACCAGAGGACGCATGAGAACGGAGAGAGAGCTCCAGCGGACGACAGGAGCGACAGATCCACGTCCAGACACGACTCCTATGAAGAGCACAGACACGAGCGCACAGACAGCCCAGCGGAGGAGACACCGCACCAGG GGTTTCGGCAGGGCAGACTCTCGGACGGGCCCCAGCGAGAGCCCATGATGCTCAGCAGGACTCACGATGATCCTCAGCACCAGAAAGAGGAGCCCTACGAGGGTAAAGAGAAAAGCTATGAGTCTGATTTCTGGAGGCGAGACATCCGGAAGGAGAGCAGCGGTCAGACGCAGTGGTCCGATCACggctccagcagcagcagcagcatcagtCAGCCCTCCGAGACCAGCGGCAGAACCCTGCGCAGAACCGGACCCATCAAAAAACCTGTGCTCAAGCCTCTGAAG GTGGAGGATAAAGAGAACGAGAAGCCCAAAGCGGAGCCTGAGGAGAAGCCGGTCCCCTACAG GCTGGAGAAGGAAGTGATCACTAATGTGTACGACCTGAAGAAAGACGCTCCGCATGTTTCAAACAGACACTCCAGCAGTGCAGAAGACAAACAAGCAGAGGCTCTGAAGATGGAGAAAACCAGCGCTTTATCTGAAGAGCTCCACAAGGAGAGCTGCTGGGAGAAATCCCAATCCGATTGCTCTGACAGCAGAGATCCCACCGCTCCAAGACGCAACAACTGGATCTTCATCGATGAGGAGCAGGCGTTCGCTGGAGCCAGAGGACGAGGACGGGGACGCGGCTTTCGGGAGTTTAATTCTCGCGGCGGAGCGCGTGGAGGACGCAGCGACACTAATAGAGGAGcgtacaataataacaacaacaacacgggCGCTCAGAGACTCACACGAGGACGCGGAAATCGAGAGTTTAGAGGCGAAGATCTGCAGAGAGGTAAACCGCGCAGAAGAAACGTCAGCGAAACACACAGCGAAACCTCGGAGTACGAAGAACAGCCAAAACGTCCTCGGCAGAAAGTTTCAGAGAACGGCGGAGAAGCACCAGAAGTTAAAAAAGCCGATAGAGAATCCTGGAGATCCAATAAAGTCTACACTGACGATCAGAGCGAGAAACCCAAATCCAGAATGTTCGGCCGATCGTTCCCGCCTCGCCTCAATGCCGCGTATAATCGCGGATTCACCGGAACGAGAGATATTTCAACGTGGAGAGGAAGGGGAACGCAGTTCGGGAGTTCCTCCAGTCAGGAGAACGGCTATAACTTTGTTGCGGACTCTTATTCGAAGCGCACCGAGCCGCTGAAGTATCCTGCTAAATTCACTGGCACGTTTGCGGAGAACGGCGTAGAGGATCGTGACGGAGGATATTATGTTGATAACGATAATCCGGATAACCGTCCGATGAGGAGAAGGCGTCCGCCGCGGCAGGATAAACCTCCACGGTTCCGCCGTCTGCGTCAGGAGCGGGACGGAGCGGGAGCCTGGAGTAATGACGATTACGTGAACGGAGAATTTCCCAATCAGTGGCCGAGCAGAGCGAAGGGTGCAGAGGAGCACTGGCAGAATCACTACTCTGGAGGGCGCTCGCAG tcacaGGAGATGACGGCTCAGAGTCAGGGTGAGGACTGGGAAACGGGTTCAGAAAACAGTGATTTCAGTGACTGGCGGGAGAAGCGAGGGCCACACGGGGATCCGCTGACAGACGCGGCTCTCGGAGATCCGGGATCTGAGAAGAGAGAACTCTCCAAACGCAGCTTTTCCAGCCAGCGGCCGCTGGACCGACAGAACCGCAAGAGTGACGTGTCTGTGATGGAGAATCCCAAGATGAGCCGTTCGGCTGATGCGGGATCCAGAAACGACAGCTGGCAGAATGGAGTCGCGTCCAGCAGCAAACG ATCTCCAGAAGAGACTGTCAGCGGTCTGAGCTCTGCGTCGGTGTACGGTGTGGAGCAGAACGATGACAGCAGCACGCCTGAACCCACGGGGAAGAGCATGGAGAAAGAGTTGAAGCCCAGAAACATGAAGGCGGACATGACTGAACCACTGTCCCAGTACGACCTCAACACTTACTCAA TTGAGAGCGACTCTGGAGCGTCGGTTCCCAGTCCAGAGGTTTTCCAGGATTCTCTGTCCAAAAAACAGCGGCGTCCGCAGGAGGATGAGCGCAGGAGGAAGGACCAGGGCCCTCCG AGTTCAGTAAAGAACAGAGCAATCGCTTCAAAAATGCCTCCACGGTTTGCCAAGAAGCAGGGCAGCATGTCTATGGAGCAGCCCGAGGAGACGCTCACCGCAAACAACCTGGGAACCGAGATCTGGGAGACCAACAGCACAg CTCTGACTGTGCAGTCGTCAGGAGGCGATTCCTGGACTAAACAGGTTTCCTACACGGGGAGTGAACCCAACTCAGAG GATTCCGATGCAGGACCGGAGCAGAGTAAAGAGCACAAGCCCGGACCGATCGGGAACGAGCGCTCCCTGAAGAACCGTAAGGGCTCGGAGGGTCTGGAGCGTCTAGAGGGATCCATCACTCCAGTTAACGGCGTGGATATTCACGTGGAAAGTGTCATTCCTGTTCCGCCCATTGAGTTCGGCGTCAGTGCGAAAGATTCCGACTTCAGCCTTCCTGCAGGATCTGCAGCCGTACCCGTCTCCAACCCCGTCTCCAAACTGCAGGACGCCCTCACCGGGAAT gcgGGTCTGACTCAAGCCATCCCAATGCTTCGCAGAGATCACCTGCAGCCCGCCATCACCCTGAACCCCATCAGCTTCCCCTCTGCAGACCTCACGCTCAAG ATGGAGTCCGCCAGGAAGGCGTGGGAGAACTCTCAGGCTGTGCCGGAGCAGGGGTCTCCAGGCTCTGGATCTTCAGCTCAGCCGGTCTGCAGTGTGGGCTCCTCCAGCGTCAGCTACAGCTCCTTCTCCATGCCACCCATGCCTGTGGCATCTGTGGCCCCGTCCGTCTCCATGCAGG gcaGCCACATCCCTCCCCTGTATCTGGATGGTCATGTGTTTCCCAGTCAGCCTCGTCTGGTGCCGCCGCTCACTCAGCAGCCCAGCTACCAGCAG gccaCCCCTCAGCAGATCCCCATCTCTCTGCACACGTCTCTGCAGGCTCAGGCTCAGCTGGGTCTTCGTGGAGCTCTGCCCGTCTCTCAGTCGCAGGAGATCTTCAGCTCCATCCCTCCATTCAG gtcTCAGGTGTACATGCACCCTAACCTGTCCCAGGCGAGCCCCATGGTGCTGTCGGGTGGAGCTGCTCTGAAAGGGCCGTACTCCGCTTTCCCCGGCCTGCAGCCCTCAGACCTGGTCAAACAGCAGTCCGGATCGCACTACCAGCCCATCAACGGCAGCACACCACTGGTGTACGACCAGCCCACGGGCATGAGCACCTCACAGCTGATGGACTCGCAGCTCATTCAG gtgacGATGCCGATGCCGGGCTCTCAGCTGCGCTACGGTTCAGCCCAGCAGCACCTCATCCTCCCGCAGTCCATCCAGCTCCAGCAGAACCAGAATCTGTCTGTGGGAGCTCCACGCCGCATGATGCCCCGGG CACAGCCGGTGCTGAGCGGCAGCAGAGAg GTTTCACAGATGGACATGAAAGGCTTTCAGTTCTCAGATAAACCCAGCCACTCTCCTGGAATACCCAGCGGCTCCTACAG aCCCGGGTCTGCCAGTCCCAGTGGGAAAGCGTCTGGAGCTCCAGCGGTGGCGTCTCTTGCAGGACACTACACACAGCAG gtgtcgGGTCCTCAGGGCAGTATGGTGATGCACATGCGTCCCCCCAGCAGCGGGCCCTTCCCCAGCCCCATCCAGCGGCCCATCATGCAGGTCAACAAGCCGGTGATCATCCGCTCCCCGCCGTACCCCGGCCCCAACAGCGGccccgcacacacacacgtgcacacacacaaccCTGAGGGCCCCGGCAAGGGCCTGGAGGACGGCCTGAAG gagtgTGTGGCGTCAGCAGCACCAGTGAAAGCGCCAGCGTCCCGCAGCGGAGCCATCAAACCACAGCCGCTCAAACTGGAGGAGGGAAAAGCCTGA